In Streptomyces sp. NBC_00878, a single window of DNA contains:
- a CDS encoding amino acid permease: MSEQSLDKETGPTRKPAVHVDAGDAGYSKSLKSRHVNMIAIGGAIGTGLFLGAGGRLAEAGPSLFIAYAVCGVFAFLVVRALGELVLYRPSSGAFVSYAREFLGEKGAYTAGWMYFLNWATTGIADITAVATYTHYWGMFSDIPQWVIALIALAVVLTVNLISVKIFGEMEFWFAIIKVSALVVFMLIGIFLLVTQQTVDGTTPGPSLITDNGGLFPSGLLPMLLIVQGVVFAYASVELVGVAAGETENPEKIMPKAINSIMWRVGLFYVGSVLLLSMLLPWNKYTAGESPFVTVLSNIGIPAAGGVMNLVVMTAAMSSLNSGLYSTGRILRSMSMSGSAPKFTSVMSRSQVPYGGILLTSGICVLGVGLNFVVPTDAFEIVLNFAAIGILATWGMIMICHLQFWRKTEDGELDRPSYRLPGSPWTELVTLFFLASVLVLMYADGGAGRTTVLCLPLIVGALVAGWYGVRRRVESVRKSGADA, encoded by the coding sequence GTGAGCGAGCAGTCCCTCGACAAAGAGACAGGGCCCACACGGAAACCGGCCGTGCACGTCGACGCCGGTGACGCGGGGTACAGCAAGTCCCTGAAGTCCCGGCATGTCAACATGATCGCCATCGGCGGAGCGATCGGCACCGGTCTCTTCCTCGGCGCCGGAGGCCGCCTCGCCGAAGCCGGTCCCTCGCTCTTCATCGCGTACGCCGTCTGCGGTGTCTTCGCCTTCCTGGTCGTCCGCGCCCTCGGCGAACTCGTCCTCTACCGGCCCTCGTCCGGCGCCTTCGTCTCGTACGCCCGGGAGTTCCTGGGCGAGAAGGGCGCGTACACCGCGGGCTGGATGTACTTCCTCAACTGGGCGACCACCGGCATCGCCGACATCACCGCGGTCGCCACCTACACCCACTACTGGGGCATGTTCTCCGACATCCCCCAGTGGGTGATCGCCCTCATCGCGCTCGCGGTCGTGCTGACCGTGAACCTCATCTCGGTGAAGATCTTCGGCGAGATGGAGTTCTGGTTCGCGATCATCAAGGTGAGCGCGCTCGTCGTCTTCATGCTGATCGGCATCTTCCTGCTGGTCACCCAGCAGACCGTGGACGGGACCACCCCCGGCCCCTCGCTGATCACCGACAACGGCGGCCTCTTCCCGAGCGGCCTCCTGCCGATGCTGCTGATCGTCCAGGGCGTCGTCTTCGCCTACGCCTCCGTCGAGCTGGTGGGCGTCGCGGCGGGTGAGACCGAGAACCCCGAGAAGATCATGCCGAAGGCCATCAACTCGATCATGTGGCGCGTCGGCCTCTTCTACGTCGGCTCGGTCCTGCTGCTCTCGATGCTGCTGCCCTGGAACAAGTACACCGCCGGGGAGAGCCCGTTCGTCACCGTGCTCTCCAACATCGGCATCCCGGCGGCGGGTGGCGTCATGAACCTGGTTGTGATGACCGCAGCCATGTCCAGTCTCAACTCCGGGCTCTACTCGACCGGCCGCATCCTGCGCTCCATGTCGATGTCCGGCTCGGCGCCGAAGTTCACCTCCGTGATGAGCCGCAGCCAGGTCCCGTACGGCGGAATCCTGCTGACCAGTGGTATCTGTGTACTTGGCGTCGGACTCAACTTCGTCGTCCCCACCGACGCGTTCGAGATCGTGCTGAACTTCGCCGCGATCGGCATCCTCGCCACCTGGGGCATGATCATGATCTGTCATCTGCAGTTCTGGCGGAAGACCGAGGACGGCGAGCTGGACCGCCCGAGCTACCGTCTCCCGGGCTCGCCCTGGACCGAGCTCGTGACCCTCTTCTTCCTCGCCTCCGTCCTGGTCCTGATGTACGCCGACGGGGGAGCGGGCCGTACGACGGTCCTGTGTCTGCCGCTGATCGTGGGGGCACTGGTCGCCGGGTGGTACGGCGTACGCCGCCGGGTCGAGTCAGTGCGGAAGTCCGGGGCGGACGCGTGA
- a CDS encoding asparaginase — translation MPGALAGYGCSLAEAPAIREPLHAPVAHLVRGGVIEGIHYGSVVVLAADGSVELQLGDIEAAFYPRSALKPVQAVAMLRAGLPLDGDLLSLAAASHSGEERHLAGTRRILELAGLTEDDLRNVTDLPFAPAVREDWIRAGRLPSRLAQNCSGKHAAMLYTARLNGWSLDDYLDPAHPLQQAIAEIVEDLTGQAIAQVTVDGCGAPLFSVSLHGLARAAARITTAPPGTPEARVADAMREHAEMASGTGRDVAALMRAVPGLLTKDGFEGVQVAALPDGRAVAVKIADGADRARIPVTAAALARCGVDPTALVEFAGAPLLGGGSVVGSIRPARALDPLAGPSAS, via the coding sequence ATACCGGGCGCCCTGGCCGGGTACGGGTGTTCACTCGCCGAGGCGCCCGCGATCCGGGAACCACTGCACGCACCCGTCGCGCACCTCGTACGCGGCGGAGTCATCGAAGGCATCCACTACGGGTCGGTGGTCGTACTGGCCGCCGACGGGAGCGTGGAACTGCAGCTCGGGGACATCGAGGCGGCCTTCTATCCCCGCTCGGCCCTCAAGCCGGTGCAGGCCGTGGCGATGCTGCGGGCCGGGCTGCCGCTCGACGGCGACCTGCTCTCACTGGCCGCCGCCAGCCACTCCGGCGAGGAACGTCATCTCGCCGGCACTCGGCGGATCCTGGAGCTCGCCGGGCTCACCGAGGACGATCTGCGCAATGTCACGGACCTGCCCTTCGCCCCGGCCGTCCGCGAGGACTGGATCCGCGCAGGACGACTGCCGTCGAGGCTCGCGCAGAACTGCTCGGGCAAGCACGCCGCGATGCTCTACACCGCACGCCTGAACGGCTGGTCGCTCGACGACTACCTCGACCCCGCCCATCCGCTCCAGCAGGCGATCGCGGAGATCGTCGAGGACCTCACCGGGCAGGCCATCGCCCAGGTCACCGTCGACGGCTGCGGCGCCCCGCTGTTCTCCGTCTCGCTGCACGGGCTCGCCCGCGCCGCCGCCCGGATCACGACGGCACCGCCCGGCACCCCCGAGGCACGGGTCGCCGACGCGATGCGCGAACACGCGGAGATGGCGTCCGGCACCGGCCGCGACGTCGCCGCGCTGATGCGGGCGGTACCGGGCCTGCTCACCAAGGACGGCTTCGAGGGCGTACAGGTCGCCGCGCTGCCGGACGGCCGGGCCGTCGCCGTGAAGATCGCGGACGGCGCCGACCGGGCCCGCATACCGGTCACCGCGGCGGCGCTCGCCCGCTGCGGCGTCGACCCGACCGCGCTCGTCGAGTTCGCCGGGGCACCGCTCCTCGGGGGCGGCTCGGTGGTCGGGAGCATCCGGCCGGCGCGGGCACTCGATCCGCTCGCGGGACCTTCGGCGTCCTGA
- the aspA gene encoding aspartate ammonia-lyase, with amino-acid sequence MTVRSEHDLLGHRDVPAEAYWGVHSLRAKENFPITGMPISAYPHLIEALAAVKEAAARANEELGLLEPRKAAAIVAACREIREGRLHDQFVVDVIQGGAGTSTNMNANEVVANRALELLGHAKGDYAFLHPNEDVNLGQSTNDVYPTAVKVATVFAVRELLKAMAVLQNAFAAKAVEFRDVLKMGRTQLQDAVPMTLGQEFSAYAVMLDEDRSRLAEAVELIHEINLGATAIGTGLNAPAGYAEAARRHLADITGLPLVTAANLVEATQDCGAFVQMSGVLKRIAVKLSKSCNDLRLLSSGPRAGLNEINLPPVQAGSSIMPGKVNPVIPEVVNQVAFEVIGNDVTITMAAEAGQLQLNAFEPIILHSLSESLTHLRAACMTLAERCVAGITANTDALRVTVENSIGLVTALNPHIGYSAATDIAKEALATGRGVAELVLEKGLLPADRLASLLRPEVLAGPQTG; translated from the coding sequence ATGACCGTCCGCAGTGAGCACGACCTGCTCGGCCACCGTGACGTCCCCGCCGAGGCGTACTGGGGGGTCCACTCCCTGCGTGCCAAGGAGAACTTCCCCATCACGGGGATGCCGATCTCCGCGTACCCGCACCTGATCGAGGCGCTCGCCGCCGTCAAGGAGGCCGCCGCCCGGGCCAACGAGGAGCTCGGTCTGCTGGAGCCCCGGAAGGCGGCCGCGATCGTGGCGGCCTGCCGCGAGATCCGGGAGGGGAGGCTGCACGACCAGTTCGTCGTGGACGTCATCCAGGGCGGGGCCGGCACCTCGACCAACATGAACGCCAACGAGGTGGTCGCCAACCGGGCGTTGGAGCTGCTCGGCCACGCCAAGGGCGACTACGCGTTCCTGCATCCGAACGAGGACGTCAACCTCGGGCAGTCGACCAACGACGTCTACCCGACGGCCGTCAAGGTCGCCACGGTGTTCGCCGTGCGCGAGCTGCTGAAGGCGATGGCCGTGCTCCAGAATGCCTTCGCGGCCAAGGCGGTCGAGTTCCGCGACGTCCTGAAGATGGGGCGTACGCAGTTGCAGGACGCGGTGCCGATGACGCTCGGGCAGGAGTTCTCCGCGTACGCGGTGATGCTGGACGAGGACCGCAGCCGGCTCGCCGAGGCCGTCGAGCTGATCCACGAGATCAACCTGGGTGCGACGGCGATCGGTACGGGGCTCAACGCGCCCGCCGGATACGCCGAGGCGGCGCGCCGGCACCTCGCGGACATCACCGGACTGCCGCTCGTGACGGCGGCGAACCTGGTCGAGGCGACCCAGGACTGCGGGGCGTTCGTCCAGATGTCCGGGGTGCTGAAGCGGATCGCGGTGAAACTCTCCAAGAGCTGCAACGACCTGCGGCTGCTGTCGTCCGGGCCGCGGGCCGGGTTGAACGAGATCAACCTGCCGCCTGTGCAGGCCGGTTCGAGCATCATGCCGGGCAAGGTGAATCCGGTGATCCCCGAGGTCGTCAACCAGGTCGCCTTCGAGGTGATCGGCAACGACGTGACGATCACCATGGCGGCGGAGGCCGGGCAGTTGCAGCTCAACGCGTTCGAGCCGATCATTCTGCACTCGCTGTCCGAGAGCCTCACGCATCTGCGGGCGGCTTGTATGACGCTGGCCGAGCGGTGCGTTGCCGGGATCACGGCGAACACGGATGCGTTGCGGGTGACCGTGGAGAACTCGATCGGGCTGGTGACCGCGCTGAATCCCCACATCGGGTACTCCGCCGCGACGGACATCGCGAAGGAGGCCCTCGCGACGGGGCGCGGCGTCGCCGAACTGGTCCTGGAAAAGGGCCTCCTGCCCGCGGACCGCCTGGCGTCGCTGCTCCGCCCGGAGGTTCTGGCGGGGCCGCAGACCGGCTGA